The following proteins are encoded in a genomic region of Sphingobacteriales bacterium:
- a CDS encoding IS982 family transposase → MVDDTNNFQFYRNPPKMNDCEIISLAVCAEALSIDSENSFWKKLKTEYYNDFPNLIDRSNYNKRRRRLQHFIQQLNEKIAHHFSAFENVFIVDSIPIPICQLAREKRSKICKQHFETAPDKGYSAVSKSHYYGYKLHVSTTLNGTFMSMNISKASVHDVHFLETIKHSGMNHAMLIGDKGYLSKTHQLDLFETCKIELKTPMRTNQQNYQKYPFIFRKCRKRIETLFSQLCDQFLLKRNYAKSFDGLITRIKSKLCAVTVLQFINKSNNKSINHLKFALA, encoded by the coding sequence ATGGTAGATGATACAAATAACTTCCAATTTTACCGTAATCCGCCTAAAATGAATGATTGTGAAATTATTTCATTAGCCGTTTGTGCAGAAGCCTTAAGCATTGATTCTGAAAATTCATTTTGGAAAAAACTAAAGACAGAATATTATAATGACTTTCCCAATTTAATTGACCGTTCTAATTACAATAAACGAAGGCGAAGATTACAACATTTTATTCAACAACTGAATGAAAAAATAGCACATCATTTTTCGGCATTTGAGAATGTATTTATTGTAGATTCTATACCGATTCCTATTTGCCAATTAGCAAGAGAAAAACGTTCTAAAATTTGCAAACAGCATTTTGAAACAGCACCAGATAAAGGATATTCCGCAGTAAGCAAATCACATTATTATGGTTATAAACTACATGTATCTACTACCTTAAATGGCACGTTTATGTCAATGAATATTAGCAAAGCCAGCGTACATGATGTACATTTCTTAGAAACGATAAAGCATAGTGGAATGAACCATGCTATGCTGATTGGCGATAAAGGGTATTTATCCAAAACACATCAGTTAGATTTATTTGAAACATGCAAAATAGAATTAAAGACACCCATGAGAACCAATCAACAAAACTATCAAAAGTATCCATTCATTTTTAGAAAATGTAGAAAGAGAATTGAAACATTATTCTCACAACTTTGTGACCAGTTCTTGTTGAAAAGAAATTATGCAAAATCATTTGATGGATTAATCACCAGGATAAAATCAAAATTATGTGCCGTTACTGTTTTACAGTTTATAAATAAAAGCAACAACAAATCAATTAATCATCTTAAATTTGCGCTTGCTTAA